The following are from one region of the Pseudomonadota bacterium genome:
- the ettA gene encoding energy-dependent translational throttle protein EttA, translating into MAQYIYTMNGVGKVVPPKKEILKDIYLNFFPGAKIGVLGYNGAGKSTLLRIMAGVDTDIIGKARPQPGINIGYLQQEPELDDAKTVRETVEEALGEIKQAQARLDEVYAAYADPDADFDALAAEQAKLENIIEAADAHNLERKLDVAGDALRLPAWDAVVGTLSGGERRRVALCRLLLSAPDMLILDEPTNHLDAESVGWLEQFLGEFTGTVVAVTHDRYFLDNVAGWILELDRGRGIPWEGNYSSWLDQKETRLSQEAKSEAGRQKAIKAELEWVRSNPKGRRSKSKARLARFEELQSKEVQQRSETQEIYIPPGPRLGDLVIEAEGVSKSFGDKLLYENLSFSLPKGGIVGIIGPNGAGKTTLFRLMTGQDQPDSGSFRVGETVDVAYVDQSRDALDANKTVFEEISDGQDTIRVGTYETAARGYVSRFNFKGGDQQKKVGDLSGGERNRVHLAKLLKRGGNVLLLDEPTNDLDVETLRALEEALLSFPGCAAVISHDRWFLDRIATHILAFEGGSQVTFFDGNYSEYEEDYKRRHGDDSGPTRIRYKRIDA; encoded by the coding sequence ATGGCCCAGTACATCTACACCATGAACGGGGTGGGCAAAGTCGTCCCACCCAAGAAGGAAATCCTCAAGGACATCTACCTGAACTTCTTTCCCGGCGCGAAGATCGGCGTGCTGGGCTACAACGGCGCAGGTAAGTCGACGCTGCTTCGCATCATGGCAGGCGTGGACACCGACATCATCGGCAAGGCCCGCCCACAACCGGGCATCAACATCGGGTACCTGCAACAGGAGCCGGAGCTCGACGACGCCAAGACGGTGCGCGAAACGGTCGAGGAGGCGCTGGGCGAGATCAAACAGGCCCAGGCCCGACTCGACGAGGTCTACGCGGCCTACGCCGATCCGGACGCCGATTTCGACGCGCTGGCCGCCGAACAGGCCAAACTCGAGAACATCATCGAGGCCGCCGACGCCCACAACCTCGAACGCAAACTGGACGTGGCCGGTGATGCCTTGCGGCTGCCCGCCTGGGACGCGGTGGTCGGCACACTCTCGGGCGGCGAGCGGCGACGCGTCGCGCTCTGCCGCCTGCTGCTGTCAGCCCCGGACATGCTCATCCTCGATGAGCCCACAAACCACCTCGACGCCGAGTCGGTCGGCTGGTTGGAGCAGTTTCTCGGCGAGTTCACGGGCACGGTCGTGGCCGTCACGCACGACCGCTACTTCCTCGACAACGTCGCAGGCTGGATCCTCGAGCTGGATCGCGGGCGCGGCATCCCGTGGGAAGGCAACTACTCGAGCTGGCTCGACCAGAAAGAGACGCGGCTCTCACAGGAGGCGAAATCCGAAGCGGGCCGCCAGAAGGCCATCAAGGCCGAACTCGAGTGGGTCCGCTCAAACCCCAAGGGCCGACGCAGCAAGAGCAAGGCACGCCTCGCGCGCTTCGAAGAACTGCAGAGCAAGGAAGTCCAGCAACGGTCCGAGACGCAAGAAATCTACATTCCGCCCGGCCCCCGACTCGGCGACCTGGTGATCGAAGCCGAGGGTGTGTCGAAGTCCTTCGGCGACAAGCTGCTCTACGAGAACCTCTCCTTTTCCCTGCCGAAGGGCGGCATCGTCGGCATCATCGGGCCGAACGGTGCGGGCAAGACGACGCTTTTTCGTCTGATGACCGGCCAGGACCAACCGGATTCGGGCAGCTTCCGTGTTGGCGAAACCGTCGACGTCGCCTACGTCGATCAGAGCCGTGACGCGCTCGACGCCAACAAAACCGTGTTCGAAGAGATCTCGGACGGCCAGGACACCATCCGCGTCGGCACCTACGAGACCGCCGCACGCGGCTACGTCAGCCGCTTCAATTTCAAGGGCGGCGACCAGCAGAAAAAGGTCGGCGACCTGTCGGGCGGTGAGCGCAACCGAGTCCACCTGGCCAAGCTGCTCAAGCGCGGTGGCAACGTCCTGCTGCTGGACGAACCGACCAACGACCTCGACGTCGAAACCCTGCGCGCACTCGAGGAGGCGCTGTTGAGCTTTCCGGGCTGTGCCGCGGTGATCTCGCACGACCGCTGGTTTCTCGACCGCATCGCCACCCACATCCTGGCGTTTGAGGGCGGCAGCCAGGTCACTTTCTTCGACGGCAACTACAGCGAGTACGAAGAGGACTACAAACGGCGACACGGCGATGACAGCGGCCCCACGCGAATTCGCTACAAGCGCATCGACGCCTGA